The following are encoded in a window of Scophthalmus maximus strain ysfricsl-2021 chromosome 2, ASM2237912v1, whole genome shotgun sequence genomic DNA:
- the LOC118301324 gene encoding collagenase 3, with translation MEGALAVKTVMVVVVVALCGAVPTTSPSQEELSKAQDYLSQFFSDVGVSAPSSVWRSSLDSFEDTLRKMQEFFGMEVTGHLDSNTLEVIAQPRCGFTDVTRYGHFDGQPKWDKTLVTYRITNYTPDLNQGDVDAAIAKALKLYSDITPLDFKQINSGTADIMIIFKRRDHGDFAPFDGQGGVLAHAFSPGEGHGGDTHFDDDEKWTLTSSGANLFLVAAHEFGHALGLAHSQVQTALMFPIYKYVNTEGYKLPDDDRLGIQAIYGIRAAQPPTEPDPNPQPTKRPVPEPQPRPEPDPEPIPDRCSTNLVFDAATSIRRSLYFFKNGHFWKRSSSWDGITMKSIQSAWPGISNVDAAYEYKKRNKVIFFEGDHYWGIRGDAVLPGYPRPITDFGFPPYVTKVDAAVHVSVTSKTLLFANNKYWSYNERRGRMDFGYPRYIKIELPGIGYRVDAAFENKGNLYFSYGSRQTEYSYQRRRAIRTLLNYKWMDCK, from the exons GACTATCTGTCTCAGTTTTTCTCTGATGTGGGTGTCAGTGCACCCAGCAGTGTCTGGCGCAGTTCTCTTGACTCCTTCGAAGATACTCTCAGAAAAATGCAGGAATTTTTTGGCATGGAAGTGACGGGACACTTGGACTCTAACACCCTTGAGGTAATAGCTCAGCCCCGCTGTGGTTTCACAGACGTGACCCGATATGGCCACTTCGACGGTCAACCAAAGTGGGATAAGACTTTGGTCACATACAG GATAACTAACTACACTCCAGACTTGAATCAAGGAGACGTGGATGCTGCAATAGCCAAGGCTCTgaaactctacagtgacatcACTCCTCTGGATTTCAAGCAGATTAACAGCGGCACTGCTGACATTATGATCATTTTCAAGAGACGAG ACCATGGAGATTTTGCACCATTCGATGGGCAGGGCGGGGTGTTGGCACATGCCTTCTCCCCTGGAGAAGGCCATGGAGGTGACACCCACTTTGATGACGATGAAAAGTGGACTCTGACCTCATCAG gaGCCAACCTGTTCTTGGTGGCAGCCCATGAGTTTGGGCATGCACTGGGACTGGCCCACTCTCAGGTCCAGACAGCTCTGATGTTTCCCATCTACAAATATGTGAACACGGAGGGGTACAAGTTGCCAGATGATGACAGACTGGGAATACAAGCCATCTACG GAATCAGAGCAGCTCAACCACCGACTGAACCTGACCCAAATCCACAGCCTACCAAAAGACCTGTGCCAGAACCCCAACCTAGACCTGAACCAGATCCTGAACCCATACCAGACAGGTGCAGCACAAATCTGGTTTTTGATGCTGCAACCTCCATTCGGAGAAGTCTTTACTTCTTTAAAAATGG ACATTTCTGGAAGAGGAGTAGCTCCTGGGACGGTATTACTATGAAGAGTATTCAGTCTGCCTGGCCTGGAATCAGCAATGTTGATGCTGCTTATGAGtataagaaaagaaataaagtcattttctttgaag GGGATCATTACTGGGGGATCAGAGGAGATGCTGTCCTACCTGGTTATCCCAGACCTATCACCGACTTTGGCTTCCCTCCATACGTCACCAAGGTAGATGCAGCTGTCCATGTGTCAGTTACAAGCAAAACCCTTCTCTTTGCGAACAACAAATACTGGAG CTATAATGAAAGGAGGGGCAGAATGGATTTTGGGTACCCAAGATACATAAAGATAGAGCTCCCCGGGATTGGCTATCGAGTGGATGCTGCTTTTGAGAACAAGG GTAACTTGTACTTCTCATATGGATCCAGGCAGACAGAGTACTCCTACCAACGAAGAAGAGCTATCCGAACTCTGTTAAACTACAAATGGATGGATTGCAAGTAA
- the LOC124849333 gene encoding acetyl-CoA acetyltransferase, mitochondrial-like isoform X1, which translates to MGNVLQAGEGQAPTRQALLGAGLTLGTPATTINKVCASGMKSIMMASQSLMCGHQDVMVAGGMESMSNVPYVMTRETPTYEGVRMEDLIVKDGLTDVYNKFHMGNCAENTAKNSNITREEQDAFAIGSYSRSKAAYESGVLAKEIVPVSIPQRGKPDVVVCEDEEWRKVDFSKVPKLRAVFQRENGQYVVVNNVFLSFIKPQKVKFRFCLSVSKRYIYIVMYVTYQRYCACVLIGASTWHAC; encoded by the exons ATGGGCAATGTGCTTCAGGCAGGAGAAGGACAGGCCCCCACGAGACAAGCCTTGCTTGGTGCAG GCTTGACCCTCGGCACTCCAGCAACAACCATCAACAAAGTCTGTGCCTCTGGGATGAAGTCCATCATGATGGCATCCCAGAGTCTAATGTGTGGACATCAG gATGTGATGGTGGCAGGAGGAATGGAGAGCATGTCCAACGTACCTTACGTGATGACCAGAGAGACCCCAACCTATGAAGGAGTGAGGATGGAAGACCTCATTGTCAAAGATGGACTCACTGATGTCTATAACAAATTTCACATG GGAAACTGTGCAGAAAACACGGCCAAAAACTCCAACATCACCAGGGAGGAACAGGACGCCTTCGCCATCGGCTCATACAGCCGCAGCAAGGCGGCGTATGAGTCTGGCGTGCTGGCCAAGGAGATTGTACCAGTCAGCATTCCCCAGAGAG GCAAACCTGATGTGGTCGTGTGTGAAGACGAGGAGTGGAGGAAGGTCGACTTCAGCAAAGTCCCCAAACTGAGGGCAGTCTTCCAGAGAGAAAACGGTCAATATGTAGTtgttaataatgtttttctttcattcattaagccacaaaaagttaaatttcgcttctgcttatcggtttctaaaagatacatatatattgtaatGTACGTCACGTATCAACGTTActgcgcctgtgttttgataggagCTAGCACGTGgcatgcatgctaa
- the LOC124849333 gene encoding acetyl-CoA acetyltransferase, mitochondrial-like isoform X2, whose protein sequence is MGNVLQAGEGQAPTRQALLGAGLTLGTPATTINKVCASGMKSIMMASQSLMCGHQDVMVAGGMESMSNVPYVMTRETPTYEGVRMEDLIVKDGLTDVYNKFHMGNCAENTAKNSNITREEQDAFAIGSYSRSKAAYESGVLAKEIVPVSIPQRGKPDVVVCEDEEWRKVDFSKVPKLRAVFQRENGRETWAGGICESPCNYFKEWK, encoded by the exons ATGGGCAATGTGCTTCAGGCAGGAGAAGGACAGGCCCCCACGAGACAAGCCTTGCTTGGTGCAG GCTTGACCCTCGGCACTCCAGCAACAACCATCAACAAAGTCTGTGCCTCTGGGATGAAGTCCATCATGATGGCATCCCAGAGTCTAATGTGTGGACATCAG gATGTGATGGTGGCAGGAGGAATGGAGAGCATGTCCAACGTACCTTACGTGATGACCAGAGAGACCCCAACCTATGAAGGAGTGAGGATGGAAGACCTCATTGTCAAAGATGGACTCACTGATGTCTATAACAAATTTCACATG GGAAACTGTGCAGAAAACACGGCCAAAAACTCCAACATCACCAGGGAGGAACAGGACGCCTTCGCCATCGGCTCATACAGCCGCAGCAAGGCGGCGTATGAGTCTGGCGTGCTGGCCAAGGAGATTGTACCAGTCAGCATTCCCCAGAGAG GCAAACCTGATGTGGTCGTGTGTGAAGACGAGGAGTGGAGGAAGGTCGACTTCAGCAAAGTCCCCAAACTGAGGGCAGTCTTCCAGAGAGAAAACG GAAGGGAGACATGGGCAGGAGGAATCTGTGAAAGTCCTTGCAACTATTTTAAAGAatggaaatga
- the LOC118301325 gene encoding uncharacterized protein LOC118301325: MGVPHEHELVLPLMGQFESAKQMFDDIDTPFKMNSHFSEKCHLVKPKDIFLAHRADTVRKQGQVKHVLAPDTCQYIPILETIKFLFSNDQMQGVYLKSKKRNDNMMRDYSDGCQFSSHLLFQLYPESLQIQLYYDDVETTNPLGSKTKIHKMGAVYFTLRNLPPECSSSLAHIHLCVLFNSIDRETYGLGKILEPLLEDIRVLENCGIEVEVNGQTQKLLGTLSILTADNLAIHSLCGYVESFYANKFCQFCLIDKQEIQSVFDEDNVVKRNRENYEQHVRFCNPSSTGVKGNSCLNSLQYFHVTENTCVD, translated from the coding sequence ATGGGTGTaccacatgaacatgaacttgTGCTACCACTAATGGGACAGTTTGAAAGTgccaaacaaatgtttgatgaCATAGACACgccttttaaaatgaattcacaCTTTTCCGAAAAATGTCACCTCGTCAAGCCAAAGGACATTTTTCTTGCTCACAGGGCAGATACTGTGCGGAAACAAGGACAAGTGAAGCATGTTTTGGCACCAGACACTTGTCAGTATATACCAATACTTGAAACAATCAAATTTCTATTTAGTAATGACCAAATGCAAGGTGTCTActtaaaaagcaagaaaaggAATGACAACATGATGCGTGACTATAGTGATGGGTGTCAATTCTCAAGTCATCTACTATTCCAACTGTATCCAGAATCCCTGCAAATTCAGTTGTATTATGATGATGTTGAGACAACAAATCCTCTGGgctccaaaacaaaaatccataaaaTGGGTGCTGTTTACTTCACTCTACGGAATTTACCCCCAGAATGCAGTTCATCCCTAGCTCACATTCACCTATGTGTGTTATTTAATTCAATCGACAGGGAGACATATGGGCTTGGTAAGATACTAGAGCCACTTCTTGAGGACATCAGAGTCCTTGAAAACTGCGGTATAGAAGTTGAAGTTAATGGACAAACTCAAAAGCTGCTTGGAACTCTTTCAATTTTGACAGCAGATAATTTGGCAATACATTCACTGTGCGGCTATGTTGAAAGCTTTTATGCAAACAAATTTTGCCAGTTTTGTTTGATCGATAAGCAAGAAATTCAGTCAGTGTTTGATGAAGACAATGTTGTAAAACGCAACAGGGAGAACTATGAGCAACATGTTAGGTTTTGCAATCCAAGCTCAACTGGTGTTAAAGGAAACTCTTGTTTGAACAGTCTGCAATATTTCCATGTAACAGAAAATACATGTGTGGACTAA
- the LOC118300891 gene encoding matrix metalloproteinase-20-like translates to MEGALAVKTVMVVVVVALCGAVPTTSPSQEELSKAQDYLSQFFSDVGVSAPSSVWRSSLDSFEDTLRKMQEFFGMEVTGHLDSNTLEVIAQPRCGFTDVTRYGHFDGQPKWDKTLVTYRITNYTPDLNQGDVDAAIAKALKLYSDITPLDFKQINSGTADIMIIFKRLDHGDFAPFDGQGGVLAHAFSPGEGHGGDTHFDDDEKWTLTSSGANLFLVAAHEFGHALGLAHSQVQTALMFPIYKYVNTEGYKLPDDDRLGIQAIYGIRAAQPPTEPDANPQPTKRPVLEPQPRPEPDTEPIPDRCSTNLVFDAATSIRRSLYFFKNGHFWKRSSSWDGITMKSIQSAWPGISNVDAAYEYKKRKKVIFFEGDHYWGIRRDAVLPGYPKPITDFGFPPYVTKVDAAVHVSVTSKTLLFANNKYWSYNERRGRMDVGYPRYIKTELPGIGYRVDAAFENKGNLYFSSGSRQTEYSYQRRRVIRSLLNYKWMDCK, encoded by the exons ATGGAAGGTGCACTGGCTGTTAAAACAGTGATGGTAGTAGTGGTTGTAGCACTCTGTGGAGCTGTGCCCACTACTTCACCCAGCCAAGAAGAGCTCTCTAAAGCCCAG GACTATCTGTCTCAGTTTTTCTCTGATGTGGGTGTCAGTGCACCCAGCAGTGTCTGGCGCAGTTCTCTTGACTCCTTCGAAGATACTCTCAGAAAAATGCAGGAATTTTTTGGCATGGAAGTGACGGGACACTTGGACTCTAACACCCTTGAGGTAATAGCTCAGCCCCGCTGTGGTTTCACAGACGTGACCCGATATGGCCACTTCGACGGTCAACCAAAGTGGGATAAGACTTTGGTCACATACAG GATAACTAACTACACTCCAGACTTGAATCAAGGAGACGTGGATGCTGCAATAGCCAAGGCTCTgaaactctacagtgacatcACTCCTCTGGATTTCAAGCAGATTAACAGCGGCACTGCTGACATTATGATCATTTTCAAGAGACTAG ACCATGGAGATTTTGCACCATTCGATGGGCAGGGCGGGGTGTTGGCACATGCCTTCTCCCCTGGAGAAGGCCATGGAGGTGACACCCACTTTGATGACGATGAAAAGTGGACTCTGACCTCATCAG gaGCCAACCTGTTCTTGGTGGCAGCCCATGAGTTTGGGCATGCACTGGGACTGGCCCACTCTCAGGTCCAGACAGCTCTGATGTTTCCCATCTACAAATATGTGAACACGGAGGGGTACAAGTTGCCAGATGATGACAGACTGGGAATACAAGCCATCTACG GAATCAGAGCAGCTCAACCACCGACTGAACCTGACGCAAATCCACAGCCTACCAAAAGACCTGTGCTAGAACCCCAACCTAGACCTGAACCAGATACTGAACCCATACCAGACAGGTGCAGCACAAATCTGGTTTTTGATGCTGCAACCTCCATTCGGAGAAGTCTTTACTTCTTTAAAAATGG ACATTTCTGGAAGAGGAGTAGCTCCTGGGACGGTATTACTATGAAGAGTATTCAGTCTGCCTGGCCTGGAATCAGCAATGTTGATGCTGCTTATGAgtataagaaaagaaaaaaagtcattttctttgAAG GGGATCATTACTGGGGGATCAGAAGAGATGCTGTCCTACCTGGTTATCCCAAACCTATCACCGACTTTGGCTTCCCTCCATACGTCACCAAGGTTGATGCAGCTGTCCACGTGTCAGTTACAAGCAAAACCCTTCTCTTTGCGAACAACAAATACTGGAG CTATAATGAAAGGAGGGGCAGAATGGATGTTGGGTACCCAAGATACATAAAGACAGAGCTCCCCGGGATTGGCTATCGAGTGGATGCTGCTTTTGAGAACAAGG GTAACTTGTACTTCTCATCTGGATCCAGGCAGACAGAGTACTCCTACCAACGAAGAAGAGTTATCCGCTCTCTGTTAAACTACAAATGGATGGATTGCAAGTAA
- the LOC118300893 gene encoding acetyl-CoA acetyltransferase, mitochondrial has protein sequence MATGGLLTVRARVCKSLAHKYLSRTYTSRPSLNEVVIVSAVRTPMGSFKGSLAAVPATKLGSIAIKGAIDKAGIAPEEVKEVYMGNVLQAGEGQAPTRQALLGAGLTLGTPATTINKVCASGMKSIMMASQSLMCGHQDVMVAGGMESMSNVPYVMARETPTYGGVRMEDLIVKDGLTDVYNKFHMGNCAENTAKNSNITREEQDAFAIGSYSRSKAAYESGVLAKEIVPVSIPQRGKPDVVVCEDEEWRKVDFSKVPKLRAVFQRENGTVTAANASTLNDGAAALVLMTADAAKRLNVTPLARVVSFADAAVAPIDFPIAPAFAVPKVLDAAGLKKDDIAMWEINEAFSVVVLANIKMLDIDPTKVNVNGGAVSLGHPIGMSGARIVGHMVHNLKSGQYGLAGICNGGGGASSIVIQKL, from the exons ATGGCAACCGGTGGACTTTTGACCGTGCGCGCTCGGGTCTGTAAGAGCCTG GCCCACAAGTACCTGTCAAGGACCTACACGTCTCGCCCCTCGCTCAAT GAGGTCGTCATTGTCAGCGCAGTCCGCACTCCAATGGGCTCCTTCAAAGGCAGCCTGGCAGCTGTACCGGCCACCAAACTGGGCTCCATTGCCATCAAAGGAGCCATAGACAAAGCAG GAATCGCTcctgaggaggtgaaggaggtcTACATGGGCAATGTACTTCAGGCAGGAGAAGGACAGGCCCCCACGAGACAAGCCTTGCTTGGTGCAG GCTTGACCCTCGGCACTCCAGCAACAACCATCAACAAAGTCTGTGCCTCTGGGATGAAGTCCATCATGATGGCATCCCAGAGTCTAATGTGTGGACATCAG gATGTGATGGTGGCAGGAGGAATGGAGAGCATGTCCAACGTACCTTACGTGATGGCCAGAGAGACCCCAACCTATGGAGGAGTGAGGATGGAAGACCTCATTGTCAAAGATGGACTCACTGATGTCTATAACAAATTTCACATG GGAAACTGTGCAGAAAACACGGCCAAAAACTCCAACATCACCAGGGAGGAACAGGACGCCTTCGCCATCGGCTCATACAGCCGCAGCAAGGCGGCGTATGAGTCTGGCGTGCTGGCCAAGGAGATTGTACCAGTCAGCATTCCCCAGAGAG GCAAACCtgatgtggttgtgtgtgaagACGAGGAGTGGAGGAAGGTCGACTTCAGCAAAGTCCCCAAACTGAGGGCAGTCTTCCAGAGAGAAAACG GCACCGTGACGGCAGCCAACGCCAGTACACTGAACGATGGAGCAGCGGCTCTTGTTTTGATGACAGCAGACGCTGCTAAGAGACTCAATGTCACTCCACTAGCAAGGGTCGTCT CCTTTGCTGATGCTGCGGTTGCACCTATTGATTTCCCCATTGCTCCTGCATTTGCTGTACCAAAG GTGCTGGATGCAGCAGGATTGAAGAAGGACGATATCGCCATGTGGGAGATCAATGAGGCCTTCAGTGTGGTTGTCTTGGCCAACATCAAGATGTTGGACATTGACCCAACAAAAGTCAACGTCAATGGTGGAGCTGTGTCCCTGGGACATCCAATTGG GATGTCTGGGGCAAGAATTGTGGGTCACATGGTGCACAATCTGAAATCAGGTCAGTACGGGCTGGCAGGCATCTGCAACGGAGGTGGTGGAGCGTCATCTATTGTCATCCAGAAGTTGTAG
- the tmprss2 gene encoding transmembrane protease serine 2 encodes MTSFSMNNNQANGPIFDNMGFQQDDGRPPPYSPQHGMYPALPQETPCYVPTTPRLINTHHTVTPGTPHNTGQNNGTKRCHWKNVLCVSLCVALFLAVVGILLWYFLYYQCLLGKSCRSGGKCLSPSQWCDGVRDCSHGEDESQCFRLQGTNFMLETYSSGSQTWMPVCAEDWDNNYGRTVCEQMGYMRQDYVTSSQISAGSLASKGYMKLKPGSNHKSHLQSQLTHSQSCSSRAVRLNCIECGESSAAPSSRIVGGTEAVNGAWPWQVSLQIYGQHICGGSIISPYWILSAAHCFQEYSSPQVWRVNSGDVSLRKMGIGKTVDKIINHEKYDAETHDNDIALLKLSTPLTFTKTVKPVCLPNFGLNLSAGHQAWITGWGTLSSSGRSPNTLNQAQVTIYSRETCNSQEVLDGKVSRTMICAGKLQGGVDTCQGDSGGPLVVKEGNVWWLAGDTSWGIGCAWRNKPGVYGNVTYFTDWVYGQMQKK; translated from the exons ATGACCAGTTTCAGCATGAATAATAATCAG GCAAATGGTCCCATCTTTGACAACATGGGGTTCCAGCAAGACGACGGAAGACCCCCCCCATACAGCCCTCAGCATGGGATGTACCCGGCCCTGCCACAAGAGACCCCCTGCTATGTTCCCACGACTCCAAGACTCATCAACACTCACCACACTGTAACGCCTGGAACTCCACATAACACAGGACAAAATAATG GAACAAAGAGATGTCACTGGAAAAATGTcctgtgtgtatctctgtgtgtggctCTTTTCCTGGCTGTGGTCGGCATCTTGCTCTGGTACTTCT tatACTACCAGTGTTTACTGGGGAAGTCGTGTAGGAGTGGTGGGAAGTGTCTGAGCCCGTCGCAGTGGTGTGATGGTGTCAGGGACTGCTCGCACGGAGAGGATGAATCTCAGTGCT TTCGTCTTCAAGGGACTAACTTCATGCTGGAGACTTACTCATCAGGCAGCCAGACGTGGATGCCCGTGTGTGCTGAGGACTGGGACAACAACTATGGGAGAACTGTGTGTGAGCAGATGGGCTACATGAG GCAGGATTATGTGACCTCCAGCCAAATCAGTGCAGGTTCTTTGGCCTCCAAAGGATACATGAAGCTGAAGCCTGGCAGTAAccataaatcacatttacagtCACAGCTCACTCACAG CCAAAGTTGCTCTTCCAGAGCTGTGAGACTTAATTGTATAG AATGTGGAGAGAGCTCAGCAGCCCCCAGTTCCCGAATCGTCGGTGGTACAGAGGCTGTGAATGGAGCCTGGCCGTGGCAGGTCAGTCTCCAGATCTATGGTCAACACATTTGCGGAGGTTCCATTATCAGCCCTTACTGGATCTTGTCTGCTGCACACTGCTTCCAAGA GTACTCCAGTCCTCAGGTGTGGAGGGTTAACTCTGGTGATGTGAGCTTGCGCAAAATGGGCATTGGCAAAACTGTTGACAAAATCATCAATCATGAAAAATATGACGCAGAAACGCATGACAATGACATTGCCCTATTAAAGCTCAGTACTCCTCTGACTTTTACAA AAACAGTAAAGCCAGTGTGTCTTCCCAACTTTGGCCTGAACCTCTCTGCTGGACATCAAGCTTGGATCACAGGATGGGGGACCTTGAGCTCATCTG GACGCTCCCCCAACACACTAAATCAGGCCCAGGTGACCATTTACAGCAGAGAGACCTGTAACAGTCAAGAGGTGTTAGACGGAAAAGTCAGTCGGACCATGATCTGTGCTGGGAAACTGCAGGGAGGAGTCGACACGTGTCAG GGTGACAGTGGAGGGCCTCTGGTTGTCAAGGAGGGAAATGTATGGTGGCTGGCAGGGGACACCAGCTGGGGGATTGGATGTGCTTGGAGGAACAAGCCAGGAGTCTATGGCAACGTAACCTACTTTACTGACTGGGTATATGGACAAatgcag AAAAAATGA